In Ignavibacteriales bacterium, a genomic segment contains:
- a CDS encoding PEGA domain-containing protein, with translation MMKLIIYVSILSLSFLIISCKEKVIEVHEALPNGSIFFDSRPQGTQIFLQDTFTSKVTPDSITNLSPDSYDVKFKYKNLEMNLSVSVKAGLKSTAYVDFNSDLGKIFVNSDPLGAEILLNDSTTGKVTPDTLNYLIEGNYKVTLKLQGQHDFSRFVDVNRNKITNIYFNFLPSSIYVTSIPAGAQIWINNQNKGNTPDSVVSLTAGSYQVTLKLDGYKDTIVSVTVIAGQKATKNVVLTISLVTVSFGPVRLWETYGTGADKPSGLQLSTGATASSSSAIIDIFYYTNSTFSVHEVRSSATRNTFFKVGANTNLTDNVSSSTKDGNWSTTMTDTETNYVFVYDADHHYSKIKIVAVSSIVESPAWIEIQGIYNKTVDDKRF, from the coding sequence ATGATGAAACTAATAATTTACGTTTCAATACTTTCATTATCCTTTTTGATAATAAGTTGTAAAGAAAAAGTTATTGAGGTACATGAAGCTTTACCGAATGGTTCTATTTTTTTTGATTCAAGACCTCAAGGAACTCAAATATTTTTGCAAGACACATTTACTAGTAAAGTAACCCCTGATAGTATCACAAACTTATCGCCAGATTCTTATGACGTAAAATTTAAATATAAAAATCTAGAAATGAATTTATCTGTAAGTGTAAAAGCGGGTTTAAAGTCAACAGCCTATGTTGATTTTAATTCGGATTTGGGTAAAATCTTTGTCAATTCTGATCCATTGGGAGCAGAAATATTATTAAATGACAGTACGACTGGTAAAGTAACCCCTGATACTCTTAATTATTTAATTGAGGGGAATTACAAAGTTACTCTAAAACTTCAAGGACAACATGATTTTTCACGTTTTGTAGATGTAAATAGAAATAAAATAACAAACATCTACTTTAATTTTTTACCAAGTAGCATTTATGTTACTTCTATTCCTGCAGGCGCTCAAATTTGGATCAACAATCAAAACAAAGGGAATACCCCGGATAGCGTAGTTAGTTTAACAGCCGGTTCATATCAAGTAACTTTAAAACTTGATGGTTATAAAGATACTATAGTTTCTGTAACAGTTATTGCCGGGCAAAAAGCAACTAAAAATGTTGTATTAACAATAAGTCTTGTAACGGTTTCATTTGGTCCCGTTAGACTTTGGGAAACATATGGTACAGGTGCAGACAAACCAAGTGGATTACAACTATCAACCGGAGCAACAGCTTCCAGCTCAAGTGCGATAATAGATATTTTCTATTATACCAATTCAACTTTTTCTGTGCACGAAGTTAGAAGTTCTGCTACACGTAATACATTTTTCAAAGTTGGGGCAAACACTAATTTGACTGATAATGTTAGTTCTTCAACCAAAGATGGTAACTGGAGTACTACTATGACAGATACAGAAACTAATTATGTCTTTGTATATGATGCTGACCATCATTATTCCAAGATAAAAATTGTTGCAGTAAGTAGTATTGTCGAGTCACCGGCATGGATTGAAATTCAAGGGATTTACAACAAGACTGTTGATGATAAACGTTTCTAA